The DNA region TGTCCAGATCGAGCGCGTCCTGCAGTTCCTGCAACGCCGCCGACCGCGCGGTCAGATCACCGGCCCGCTTCAGCTTGTGCTGCGCGAGCGCCTCCTGCGCGTTGCGCTGCACGGTCTCGGCCAGGGCCTTCTTGTCCCCGCGCTGCGGCACCCGCAACTGCACCGCCGACCCGCGCAGTTCCGAGAGCCACTGCTGCACCTGCTCGTGATCCTCGGGCAGCGCCGGGACCAGCACCTCACGCGGGACCACCGCGCCGGGCTGGTCGTCACCGCTCTGCGCGGCCACCGAGGTCTGCTCGCCGTAGAACTGGGTGAGGAACTGCTCGACCAGCGCCGGCAGCTCGCCGCCGGACCCCACCGCGTCGATGGCCTCACCGGACTTGTCGACCACCCAGCCGCGCTGGCCGCGCACCCGCCCGTCGCGGACATGGAAGATCTGGACCGCGGCCTCGAGCTCGTCCACCGCGAAGTCGATGACATCGGCGTCGGTGCCGGTGCCCAGCACCACGGCCTGCTTCTCCAGGGCGCGTTTGAGCGCCTGCACGTCGTCGCGCAGCCGGGCCGCGTTCTCGAAGTCGAGCTCGTCGGCGGCCTCGTGCATGCGGCGTTCCAGCTGCTTGACCAGGCGGTCGGTCTTGCCGGAGAGGAAGTCGCAGAAGTCGTCCACGATGTCGCGGTGCTCGGCCGCGCTCACCCGCCCGATGCACGGCGCCGAGCACTTGTCGATGTAGCCGAGCAGGCACGGCCGCCCGATCTGACTGTGCCGCTTGAAGACTCCGGCCGAGCAGGTGCGCACCGGGAACACCCGCAGCAGCAGGTCCAGGGTCTCGCGAATAGCCCAGGCGTGGGCGTAGGGACCGAAGTACCGCACGCCCTTCTTGCGCGGGCCGCGGTAGACGAAGACCCGCGGGTACTCCTCGTTCAGGCTGACCGCCAGCACCGGATACGACTTGTCGTCGCGGTAGCGGACATTGAAGCGCGGATCGAATTCCTTGATCCAGTTGTATTCCAGCTGCAGCGCTTCCACCTCGGTGGACACCACTGTCCACTCGACCCCGGCCGCGGTGGTCACCATCTGCCGGGTGCGCGGGTGCAGCCCGGCCACGTCGGCGAAGTACGAGTTCAGTCGCTGGCGCAGGCTTTTCGCCTTGCCGACATAGATGACCTGACCGAAGGTGTCCCGGAATTTGTAGACACCCGGTTCGACGGGAATGGTGCCCGGGGCGGGCCGGTAGGTCGCGGGATCTGCCACGCGTCCAGGTTAGTCATGGGCTCCGACAGGGCCGCGGGCCATCCACGGGAAATCCCGGCCCATCCGCGGCGCGCGCGGCTCCGAAGTATCGACAAGATCATTCACCAGGAGGGAACGCCTTGATCCGACGGCGCACGCGCCGCCGCTCGCTCGCCATCGTGGGGGCCGTCTGTCTGGCCGCCGCCGCGCTGGTGGCGGTCACCATGCCCGCCACGGCCGAGTCCGACGACGTCGCCATCCTCGTGTCCGGGCAGTTCACCCAGCCTCTGGCGCCCTCGCTCTTCTGCGATGCGGCCGTGCTGAATTCTCCGGGCGAGCGCCTCGCCGCCTGAGCGGACGGCGCGCCACGCCGGAACGGCGATCTCCGCGCGTTTCGACGGTGCGGCGGGTCTCGCGAGTCAGTATGGATGCACTGTTCGCTTGACCTGTCCGCATACGAGGGAGCTTGTTCGATGACGAACCATCACCATCTCCACCCGCGCCGCCGGTCGCTCGCGATCGGTTCCGCACTCGGCATCGGCGCGGCGGGCCTGATCGCGGTGGCGGCCCCGGCCGCCCACGCCGACTCGCCCTGCCGAATCGACCGGACGCTCGACACCGCCACCTTCACCTGCCCCGCGGACACCTGGTACGCCGCGGTGGTGCAGTGCCTGGGCACCCGGGTGGTGGGCAGCGGATATCAGGCCCCCACCTACATCGTGGGTGATTCACCGCGACCGCTGATCCCCATGACCATCGAGTGCAAAGGCGAGGGCAAGAACGGCATCGTGCTCAACGCCTGGACCGACGGGCCGTTCTGACCCGGGCTCTATCGCGTGTTCCCGGAACTAGGCGATCTCGCGCCGCAAAACCGGTGCGAGATCGCCCTTTTCGCCCACCTCGACCGTCTCCAGCTCGAGCCAGTCCGCCATCTCCCGCAGCGCCCCGGCCAGCGCGCGAGCCACGAGCACCGCGTCGCGGCCGGGCTCGGTGAACGCGCCCGGCACCAGCAGCCGCCCGCTCGCGCGATCGGCGCGCAGGTCCACCCGCGCGACCAGTTCGCCGTCGAGCAGGAACGGGAAGACGTAATAGCCGTGCACGCGTTTGTGTTCGGGCGTGTAGATCTCGATGCGGTAGTGGAAGTCGAACAGCCGCTCGGTGCGGTCGCGGAAGAAGATCAGCGGATCGAAGGGGCACAGCAGTGCCGCGCCCGTGACCCGGCGTGGCGTGCGCGCCTCGGTGTGCAGGTAGGCGGGCTTGTCCCAGCCCGCGACACTGACCTGCTCCAACTCCCCCGCATCGAGGAGATCGGCGATGGCGGGCTCGGTTTGACGGCGGCTGAGCCGGTAGTAGTCCCGCAGATCGGTCTCGGTGCCGACCCCGTGCGCCCGCGCCGCCCGCCGCACCAGCTCGCGGATCGCGTCGGCCTCCTCCGGTTCGCGGGTCACCACGTCGGCGGGCAGCACCGCGGCCGCCAGGTCGTAATGCCGCTGGAAGCCGACCCGCCGCGGCACCGTCAGTTCCCCCGCCGCGAACAGCGCCTCGCACACCACCTTGGTGTCGCTGTAGTTCCAGCCCCAATTGTCCTTGGCCCGTGGCCGATCCAGCTCCAGGTGCCGTTCGATCTCCCCCGCCGTGCTCGGCCCGTACTCCTTGACCACGCCCAGCACATCGTCGGCCAGCGCCGGATTACGTTCCAGCACTTGCCGCATACCATTCCAGCGGCCGTGCCGGTACTGCACCATGCGCCAGCGCATGAGCGGCCAGTCCGCCACCGGCAGCAGGGCCGCTTCGTGGGCCCAGTATTCGATCAGCTGCCGCGGCCGACGGGCGCTGTGGCCCCAGGCGGCTCCGTCGAGCAGAGCCCGGTCGTAGGGTCCGATCCGGCTGAACACCGGCGCGTAGTGCGCGCGCACCACCGCCGACACCGAGTCCAGCTGCAGCAACCGGGTGCTGTCGAGGACCTTCAGGACCGTGCGCCGGGTGGGCGGTGCGCTGGGCCGTGCGGCCCCGAAGCCCTGGGCGGCGAGTGCGATGCGGCGCGCCGCGGCGAGTGACAGGGATCCGGTGGGCGAAGTCGGCACACTCGAACCATGCCATGTCCCACCGACAACCCCGTTCGATACATCAATGTATCGAACGCCTGTACAGCAGCGAACTCGTTCGATACATTCGTGTATCGAACTTCGACACCAAGGAAATGGGCATGATCGAGAACCCCGATGTCATCGTGGTCGGCGCCGGTCTGGCCGGTCTCGTCGCCACGCACGAGCTGGTCAAGGCGGGTCGCCGCGTGCTCGTGCTGGATCAGGAGAACCGCGCCAACCTGGGCGGGCAGGCGTTCTGGTCGCTGGGCGGGCTGTTCTTCGTGGACAGTCCCGAACAGCGCCGACTCGGCGTCAAGGACAGCCTCGAACTGGCCATGCAGGACTGGCTCGGCTCGGCCGGCTTCGACCGTGAGGACGAGGACCACTGGGCGCGGCAATGGGCGCGCGCATACGTACAGTTCGCCGCCACCGAGAAGCGGCAGTACCTGCACGATCTCGGGCTGCGGGTGACCCCGCTGGTCGGCTGGGCCGAGCGTGGCGGCGAATCCGCGGACGGGCACGGCAATTCGGTGCCGCGCTTCCACCTCACCTGGGGTACCGGGCCCGAAGTGGTGCGCGTGTTCCTGGAACCGGTGCTCGCCGCCGAACAGCGCGGACAGGTCGGCTTCGCGTTCCGGCACCGGGTGGACGACCTCATCGTCGAGAACGACGCCGTCGTCGGTGTGCGCGGCAGCGTGCTCGAAGCATCGTCCGAGGAGCGCGGCGTCGCGTCGTCACGGAATATCGAGGGCGAGTTCGAGTTCCGCGCCGAAGCGGTGATCGTCTCCTCCGGCGGCATCGGCCACAATCACGACCTGGTGCGCCGCAACTGGCCCACCGACCGCCTCGGGCCCTGCCCCGAGCACATGATCTCCGGCGTGCCCGCCTACGTGGACGGCCGCATGCTCGGCATCACCGAGGCCGCCGGCGGGCGGATCGTGAACCGGGACCGCATGTGGCACTACACCGAGGGCATCCACAACTGGGATCCGGTGTGGCCCGATCACGCCATCCGCATCATCCCCGGGCCGTCGTCGCTGTGGTTCGACGCCAATGGAAAGCGCATGACCGCACCGGCTTTCCCGGGCTTCGACACCAACGCCACCATGAAGCAGATCCTGGCGACCGGCTACGACTATTCGTGGTTCATCCTGACGCAGTCGATCATCGAGAAGGAGTTCGCGCTCTCGGGCTCGGAACAGAATCCCGATATCACCGGCAAGGATCTGAAACTCACCCTCAAGAGCCGGGTGGCCAAGGGCGCGCCCGGCCCGGTCGAGGCGTTCAAGCAGCACGGCGTGGACTTCGTGGTCGCCGACACCCTGCCGGAGCTGATCGCGGGCATGAACAAGATCTCGCGCGGCCCGCAGCTGGATCCGGCCGACATCGAACGCCAGATCGTGGCCCGCGACCGGAACATCGAGCACAACTTCAGCAAGGACGCCCAGCTGATGGCCGTCAACAACGCGCGGCGCTACCTGGGCGACAAGCTGGGCCGGGTGGCGACGCCGCACAAGATCCTCGATCCCGCGCACGGCCCGCTGATCGGGGTGCGGCTCAATATCCTGACCCGCAAGACGCTGGGCGGTCTGCAGACCAACCTCGACTCCCAGGTCATCCGCCCCGACGGCACCCCGTTCCCGGGGTTGTACGCCGCGGGTGAGGTCGCCGGGTT from Nocardia tengchongensis includes:
- the uvrC gene encoding excinuclease ABC subunit UvrC, with amino-acid sequence MADPATYRPAPGTIPVEPGVYKFRDTFGQVIYVGKAKSLRQRLNSYFADVAGLHPRTRQMVTTAAGVEWTVVSTEVEALQLEYNWIKEFDPRFNVRYRDDKSYPVLAVSLNEEYPRVFVYRGPRKKGVRYFGPYAHAWAIRETLDLLLRVFPVRTCSAGVFKRHSQIGRPCLLGYIDKCSAPCIGRVSAAEHRDIVDDFCDFLSGKTDRLVKQLERRMHEAADELDFENAARLRDDVQALKRALEKQAVVLGTGTDADVIDFAVDELEAAVQIFHVRDGRVRGQRGWVVDKSGEAIDAVGSGGELPALVEQFLTQFYGEQTSVAAQSGDDQPGAVVPREVLVPALPEDHEQVQQWLSELRGSAVQLRVPQRGDKKALAETVQRNAQEALAQHKLKRAGDLTARSAALQELQDALDLDSAPLRIECVDISHVQGTDVVASLVVFEDGLARKPEYRHYTIKEAAGEGRSDDVGSIAEVTRRRFGKLRRELDAAEAAELESDSDTTEPGLPGIDPKTGKPRRFSYPPNLYVVDGGAPQVNAAAEVLDELGITDVAVIGLAKRLEEVWVPNEPDPVIMPRTSEALYLLQRVRDEAHRFAITFHRSKRSRRMTASALDAVPGLGAARKTALVTHFGSVAKLKQATVEQITEVPGIGVATAKAVLQALQQP
- a CDS encoding winged helix-turn-helix domain-containing protein, producing MPTSPTGSLSLAAARRIALAAQGFGAARPSAPPTRRTVLKVLDSTRLLQLDSVSAVVRAHYAPVFSRIGPYDRALLDGAAWGHSARRPRQLIEYWAHEAALLPVADWPLMRWRMVQYRHGRWNGMRQVLERNPALADDVLGVVKEYGPSTAGEIERHLELDRPRAKDNWGWNYSDTKVVCEALFAAGELTVPRRVGFQRHYDLAAAVLPADVVTREPEEADAIRELVRRAARAHGVGTETDLRDYYRLSRRQTEPAIADLLDAGELEQVSVAGWDKPAYLHTEARTPRRVTGAALLCPFDPLIFFRDRTERLFDFHYRIEIYTPEHKRVHGYYVFPFLLDGELVARVDLRADRASGRLLVPGAFTEPGRDAVLVARALAGALREMADWLELETVEVGEKGDLAPVLRREIA
- a CDS encoding FAD-binding dehydrogenase; amino-acid sequence: MIENPDVIVVGAGLAGLVATHELVKAGRRVLVLDQENRANLGGQAFWSLGGLFFVDSPEQRRLGVKDSLELAMQDWLGSAGFDREDEDHWARQWARAYVQFAATEKRQYLHDLGLRVTPLVGWAERGGESADGHGNSVPRFHLTWGTGPEVVRVFLEPVLAAEQRGQVGFAFRHRVDDLIVENDAVVGVRGSVLEASSEERGVASSRNIEGEFEFRAEAVIVSSGGIGHNHDLVRRNWPTDRLGPCPEHMISGVPAYVDGRMLGITEAAGGRIVNRDRMWHYTEGIHNWDPVWPDHAIRIIPGPSSLWFDANGKRMTAPAFPGFDTNATMKQILATGYDYSWFILTQSIIEKEFALSGSEQNPDITGKDLKLTLKSRVAKGAPGPVEAFKQHGVDFVVADTLPELIAGMNKISRGPQLDPADIERQIVARDRNIEHNFSKDAQLMAVNNARRYLGDKLGRVATPHKILDPAHGPLIGVRLNILTRKTLGGLQTNLDSQVIRPDGTPFPGLYAAGEVAGFGGGGVHGYNALEGTFLGGCIFSGRAAGRALGRTLK